One window of Chryseobacterium sp. JJR-5R genomic DNA carries:
- a CDS encoding T9SS-dependent M36 family metallopeptidase, with the protein MKKIVLPLLFAVSAIIPSVLFGQDNEKLIKDYISQNKIREYKKSDLTGFIIGNVDTSKSMNGDVVKFQQMYNGFPVYNAEGTVLIRENKVVYYTDTFLKDYQSAAPNSVSVNKITALQKIAQDLQKQEIGSYPILGFNDPDPGNIKVVKQRLVYVEDAGSLKLAHEFSFPEPGSSSYWDILVDASNGKIISKSDLNVSCNFHHDAYSHDYDHSHNHNAFVGPINKTQQSESAVSFLAPDNASYNIFPLPIEAPTFGSRSVVSNPWILAASPEGWHYDGTTRYTNTRGNNVYAYEDGSATNIPGLSPDAGASRNFNYPFSINADQFSNQNASITNLFYVNNKIHDIFYLFGFTPAARNFQNANFSLGGVGNDYVQAEAQDGGGTNNANFASPSDGNRPRMQMFMWNTVNRLFFYNAPSTAVPRQPATGAAQFGNPLDPTGVTGNVQLSSVLDGCTAIPAGSLTGKIGLVERGTCAFTVKVKNAQNAGANAVIIYNNTANGNTIGGMSGTDATITIPSVLITNTEGEYIKSQLATATTVNVTLKDDPATSVTPDGSFDNGIVIHEYGHGISNRLTGGGANCLNSSADKEQMGEGWSDFFALMLTNKPGDNASVARGMATYAAGQANSGGGIRPAKYSPDFTVNDYTYVDSNGMEYTNSSGQIVPDVHSIGFIWATMLWDLHWQYVAKYGYSSDVTANATNGSSRVLQLVTNALKLQPCNPTFVEGRDAILQAELAMTQGADRCMIWRTFAKRGLGVSASAGSKTSINDQVQDFSVPADCVLATDEVNGVKNTTISIYPNPAKNEFFINFPDKTLGKASVEIYDMSGKLVSSEDKISPDSKKAISTEKLINGTYMVKVKGIGIDAASKVIIKK; encoded by the coding sequence ATGAAAAAAATAGTTTTACCCCTATTGTTTGCAGTTTCTGCAATCATTCCTTCCGTTCTGTTCGGACAAGACAATGAGAAGTTGATTAAAGATTATATTTCTCAAAATAAAATCAGGGAATATAAAAAATCTGATCTTACCGGATTTATTATCGGAAATGTGGATACATCAAAATCAATGAATGGCGATGTTGTAAAATTTCAGCAGATGTACAATGGCTTTCCTGTATATAATGCTGAAGGGACTGTGCTGATAAGGGAAAATAAAGTGGTTTATTATACAGATACATTTTTAAAAGATTATCAGTCGGCAGCCCCGAACAGCGTTTCTGTCAATAAAATTACAGCATTACAAAAAATTGCACAAGATCTGCAAAAACAGGAAATTGGATCTTATCCGATTCTCGGATTTAATGATCCTGACCCGGGAAATATAAAAGTTGTCAAGCAGAGATTAGTATATGTAGAAGATGCGGGAAGCTTAAAACTGGCGCATGAATTTTCTTTTCCTGAACCGGGATCATCGAGTTACTGGGATATTCTGGTAGATGCGTCCAATGGGAAGATCATCAGCAAGTCTGACCTGAATGTATCATGTAATTTCCATCATGATGCTTATTCCCATGATTATGACCATTCTCATAATCACAATGCATTTGTGGGTCCAATTAATAAAACGCAGCAGTCGGAGTCAGCAGTTTCATTTTTAGCACCTGATAACGCTTCCTATAATATTTTTCCGTTGCCGATAGAAGCTCCTACATTCGGATCAAGGTCTGTAGTCAGTAATCCGTGGATTCTTGCAGCATCACCGGAAGGATGGCATTATGACGGAACAACGCGCTATACCAATACAAGAGGGAATAATGTGTATGCTTACGAAGATGGTTCTGCTACGAATATACCAGGGCTTTCTCCGGATGCAGGCGCGTCCAGAAACTTCAATTACCCTTTCAGTATTAATGCAGACCAGTTCAGCAATCAGAATGCCTCTATTACGAACTTATTTTATGTAAATAATAAAATCCATGATATTTTCTACTTGTTTGGTTTTACACCGGCAGCGAGGAATTTTCAGAATGCCAATTTTAGTCTGGGTGGTGTAGGAAATGATTATGTGCAGGCCGAAGCCCAGGATGGCGGAGGAACGAACAACGCAAATTTTGCCAGTCCCAGTGACGGAAACAGGCCAAGGATGCAGATGTTTATGTGGAATACTGTAAACAGGCTGTTTTTTTACAATGCACCAAGTACAGCCGTACCACGCCAGCCGGCAACGGGAGCCGCCCAGTTTGGAAACCCTCTTGATCCTACCGGCGTTACGGGCAATGTTCAGTTATCTTCAGTACTGGATGGATGTACAGCAATACCTGCGGGTTCACTTACGGGGAAAATCGGCTTAGTGGAAAGAGGTACCTGCGCTTTCACCGTTAAAGTTAAGAATGCACAGAATGCAGGAGCAAACGCTGTGATAATTTACAACAATACAGCTAACGGAAATACCATCGGCGGTATGTCCGGGACAGATGCTACCATTACAATCCCGTCAGTATTGATCACCAATACAGAAGGAGAATATATCAAAAGCCAGCTTGCCACGGCTACCACAGTAAATGTTACTTTGAAAGATGACCCCGCCACCAGTGTAACTCCGGATGGAAGTTTTGATAATGGGATTGTCATTCATGAATACGGACATGGAATCTCCAACCGGTTGACAGGAGGCGGAGCAAACTGTCTGAATTCGTCAGCAGATAAAGAACAGATGGGTGAAGGATGGTCTGACTTTTTTGCTTTGATGCTGACTAATAAGCCGGGAGACAATGCTTCTGTTGCAAGAGGTATGGCTACTTATGCTGCCGGACAGGCAAATTCGGGAGGAGGAATAAGGCCTGCTAAATATTCTCCGGATTTTACGGTCAATGACTATACATACGTTGATAGTAACGGAATGGAATATACAAACTCAAGCGGACAGATTGTTCCGGATGTTCATTCCATAGGATTTATATGGGCAACCATGCTTTGGGACCTTCACTGGCAGTATGTTGCAAAATACGGGTATTCTTCAGACGTAACGGCCAATGCAACAAATGGGAGTTCCAGAGTACTTCAGCTGGTTACTAATGCTTTAAAGCTTCAGCCGTGTAATCCTACCTTTGTTGAGGGCAGGGATGCAATTCTGCAGGCAGAATTGGCCATGACACAGGGTGCAGACCGTTGTATGATTTGGAGGACTTTTGCGAAAAGGGGACTTGGGGTAAGTGCTTCTGCAGGGTCCAAAACCAGTATCAATGACCAGGTCCAGGACTTCAGTGTGCCGGCAGACTGTGTACTGGCAACCGATGAAGTAAACGGCGTAAAAAATACAACCATATCCATTTACCCGAATCCGGCAAAGAATGAATTTTTTATCAACTTCCCGGATAAAACATTAGGAAAAGCAAGCGTTGAAATCTATGACATGTCCGGAAAACTGGTTTCTTCCGAAGATAAAATTTCTCCGGATTCAAAGAAAGCCATTTCTACAGAAAAATTAATTAACGGGACGTATATGGTAAAAGTAAAAGGAATCGGTATCGATGCCGCCTCTAAAGTTATCATTAAAAAGTAG
- a CDS encoding T9SS-dependent M36 family metallopeptidase: protein MKKRTLPLIFAALAVFSSSDLFSQDNEKLIKDYISQNKIREFKKPDLNNFNIDVSDHAESMNADIVKIQQMYKGIPVYRSLGSVLIKNNQVAYYNDSFEKDYESVDPNVPAITREAAFRAAAKDTNIEDPGKIAILNFHDADTKDMLFAKQQLVYVKKDQKLILCYEFTFPEKKTSNYWDILVNAATGEVVEKNDLNLSCDFIDHPYEHSHEHALVAFPLNKENHQQSSLLLAPDNASYNVFPFPVEAPTFGSRSVVANPWNLTASPEGWHSDGTTHYTTTQGNNVFAYQDLYDDDLFSGITPDGGSGRNFNFPYTAGALALTNQDAAITNLFYANNMVHDIFYKFGFTPAARNFQNNNFGLGGLGNDFVNAEAQDGGGTVPTNTVSNYNNANFATPQDGGNGRMQMYLWVNDSQKLFYNAPASAAARTPVSFTAQFGQQITGVPVTGSVKLSPVLDACTALPSGSLSGFIGLAERGNCDFSIKVENMQNAGATGAVIYNAASSAAPGNMGGTNANVYILAELIDNTEGEYIKSLLANNTTVNVSMGYSTKQDGSFDNGVMIHEYGHGISNRLTGNGYSCLQASQSKEQMGEGWSDFFALMLTNKPGDNASVPRGMGTYVSGEGISGNGIRPAKYSPDFAVNSFTYGNTNGMEFLNGSTMVPNVHSIGFVWATMLWDLHWQYVAKYGYASNVTSNTTNGSSRVLQLVTDALKLQVCSPTFIDGRTAILTAELATTQGADRCMIWRTFAKRGLGVNASAGSKTNINDQVQDFSVPADCVLATDEVNGVKNTTISIYPNPAKNEFFINFPDKTLGKASVEIYDMSGKLVSSEEKISPDSKKAISTEKLINGTYMVKVKGIGIDAATKLLIKK, encoded by the coding sequence ATGAAAAAGAGAACTCTACCCCTGATTTTTGCTGCTTTGGCAGTATTCTCATCTTCGGATTTATTTTCTCAGGATAATGAGAAATTAATTAAAGACTATATCTCTCAAAACAAAATCAGAGAATTTAAAAAACCTGATCTTAATAATTTTAATATAGATGTAAGTGACCATGCTGAAAGCATGAATGCTGATATTGTTAAAATACAGCAGATGTATAAGGGAATACCTGTATATAGATCTCTCGGTTCTGTTCTAATAAAAAATAATCAGGTTGCTTATTATAATGATTCTTTTGAAAAGGACTATGAAAGCGTGGATCCGAATGTTCCTGCAATTACCAGAGAAGCAGCTTTTAGAGCTGCCGCAAAAGATACGAATATAGAAGATCCAGGTAAAATTGCCATTCTGAATTTCCATGATGCTGATACTAAAGATATGCTGTTTGCAAAGCAACAGTTGGTATATGTAAAGAAAGATCAGAAGCTTATTTTGTGCTATGAATTCACCTTCCCTGAAAAAAAGACTTCAAATTACTGGGACATCTTGGTAAACGCTGCTACAGGAGAAGTTGTTGAAAAAAATGACCTTAATCTGAGCTGCGATTTTATAGATCATCCTTATGAGCATTCCCATGAACATGCGTTAGTGGCATTTCCTTTAAATAAAGAGAATCATCAACAGTCCAGTCTGTTACTTGCTCCGGATAATGCGTCTTATAATGTATTTCCTTTCCCTGTTGAAGCTCCCACATTTGGCTCAAGATCAGTAGTTGCAAATCCGTGGAATCTTACAGCTTCACCCGAAGGATGGCATTCTGACGGAACAACTCACTATACGACTACTCAGGGAAATAATGTTTTTGCCTATCAGGATTTATATGATGATGATCTTTTTTCAGGCATAACACCGGATGGCGGTTCTGGCAGGAACTTTAATTTTCCTTATACGGCAGGGGCACTTGCTTTAACTAACCAGGATGCCGCTATTACCAACCTGTTTTATGCCAATAATATGGTGCATGATATTTTCTATAAATTTGGTTTTACACCGGCAGCAAGAAACTTCCAGAATAATAATTTTGGCTTGGGCGGATTAGGAAATGATTTTGTGAATGCTGAAGCGCAAGATGGCGGGGGTACTGTACCTACAAATACCGTTTCCAATTATAACAATGCAAACTTTGCAACACCTCAGGACGGAGGAAACGGAAGAATGCAAATGTATCTTTGGGTAAATGATTCTCAAAAATTATTCTATAATGCACCTGCTTCTGCAGCAGCAAGAACTCCGGTTTCTTTTACTGCCCAGTTCGGACAGCAGATTACAGGAGTTCCTGTAACAGGCAGCGTTAAATTATCACCCGTTTTAGATGCATGCACTGCTTTACCGTCCGGTTCGTTAAGTGGTTTTATCGGTCTTGCGGAAAGAGGAAATTGTGATTTCAGCATCAAAGTTGAAAATATGCAGAATGCGGGTGCTACAGGTGCTGTTATTTATAATGCTGCATCTTCAGCTGCTCCGGGAAATATGGGTGGGACTAATGCTAATGTTTATATTCTGGCAGAGCTGATCGATAATACAGAGGGTGAGTATATTAAATCCCTGTTAGCCAACAATACAACTGTTAATGTGTCAATGGGATACAGTACAAAACAGGACGGAAGTTTTGACAATGGAGTTATGATTCATGAATATGGTCATGGAATTTCAAACAGATTAACGGGTAATGGCTATTCTTGTTTACAGGCTTCACAAAGTAAGGAACAGATGGGAGAGGGCTGGTCAGATTTTTTTGCATTAATGCTGACTAATAAGCCTGGGGATAATGCTTCTGTTCCTAGAGGTATGGGTACCTATGTGTCAGGTGAAGGTATATCAGGCAACGGTATCCGGCCCGCTAAATATTCACCGGATTTTGCGGTTAATAGTTTTACATATGGAAATACGAATGGAATGGAATTTTTAAATGGATCCACTATGGTTCCTAATGTTCACTCTATCGGTTTTGTTTGGGCAACCATGCTTTGGGACCTTCACTGGCAATATGTTGCGAAATATGGATATGCATCCAATGTGACTTCCAATACAACAAACGGAAGTTCCAGAGTATTGCAATTGGTTACAGATGCACTAAAACTTCAGGTCTGCAGTCCGACTTTCATAGATGGAAGAACTGCAATTTTAACAGCCGAACTGGCAACTACACAGGGTGCAGACCGTTGTATGATCTGGAGGACTTTTGCGAAAAGAGGATTGGGTGTAAATGCTTCTGCAGGATCTAAAACCAACATCAATGACCAGGTTCAGGATTTCAGTGTGCCGGCAGACTGTGTACTGGCAACCGATGAGGTAAACGGCGTAAAAAATACAACCATATCCATTTACCCGAATCCGGCCAAGAATGAATTCTTTATCAACTTCCCGGATAAAACATTAGGAAAAGCAAGTGTTGAAATTTATGATATGTCCGGAAAACTGGTTTCTTCCGAAGAAAAAATTTCTCCGGATTCAAAGAAAGCCATTTCTACAGAAAAATTAATTAACGGGACGTATATGGTAAAAGTAAAAGGAATCGGTATCGATGCCGCAACCAAGCTTCTTATCAAAAAATAG
- a CDS encoding DMT family transporter translates to MMKKNILKGVLFVGIGASIYGMLATFVKLAYEEGYTTSEVTTSQFVLGLIGLLLLNFIQTITSKKTLPSPTSKEVRNLILAGTSLGCTSLFYYLSVQYINVSIAIVLLMQSVWFSVVVESFLTKKLPNARKIISVIIVLTGTVLAINLINTEIHLDAKGIFWGLMAAASYTMTMFTSNKLATHLPVFRKSIIMLCGGSVVIFVFLFFAQLGPLHFEGLKSVYLNFTDNTEHIHAFRYSILWKYGFVLALFGTIIPPILFNIGFPNAGLGLGSIVSSLELPVSVTMAFILLGEKVVFIQWVGIALILFAIVLMNLPSRKEPAVAEIL, encoded by the coding sequence ATTATGAAGAAGAATATACTGAAAGGAGTTTTGTTTGTAGGGATTGGCGCAAGCATCTATGGGATGTTGGCCACTTTTGTGAAGCTTGCGTATGAGGAAGGGTATACCACTTCGGAGGTAACAACCTCCCAGTTTGTCCTGGGATTAATCGGGCTTTTGCTGCTGAATTTTATCCAGACCATTACCTCTAAAAAAACGCTGCCTTCACCTACCTCAAAAGAAGTAAGGAATCTGATATTGGCCGGAACTTCATTGGGCTGTACAAGCTTATTTTATTATCTGTCGGTACAGTATATCAATGTTTCCATTGCCATTGTTTTATTGATGCAGTCGGTATGGTTCAGTGTTGTGGTGGAAAGTTTTTTAACAAAGAAATTACCCAATGCCAGAAAAATTATATCCGTAATTATCGTTTTAACAGGAACGGTCCTGGCCATCAATCTGATAAACACTGAAATTCATCTTGATGCAAAAGGTATTTTCTGGGGCCTGATGGCGGCGGCTTCTTATACAATGACGATGTTCACCTCCAATAAATTAGCGACTCATTTACCGGTTTTCAGAAAAAGCATCATCATGCTTTGCGGAGGTTCCGTAGTCATTTTTGTTTTCCTGTTTTTTGCTCAGCTCGGGCCTCTTCATTTTGAAGGTTTAAAATCAGTGTATCTGAACTTTACGGATAACACCGAACACATTCATGCGTTCCGGTATTCTATTTTATGGAAATATGGATTTGTTCTGGCTTTATTCGGAACGATTATCCCTCCGATTTTATTTAACATCGGTTTTCCCAATGCAGGATTGGGACTCGGAAGCATCGTTTCTTCACTGGAGCTTCCGGTTTCCGTGACGATGGCTTTTATTTTATTGGGAGAAAAAGTAGTGTTTATCCAGTGGGTAGGCATTGCTCTGATACTTTTTGCGATTGTTCTGATGAATTTACCTTCGAGAAAAGAACCAGCTGTTGCAGAAATATTATGA
- a CDS encoding alpha/beta hydrolase — translation MKYIKKAVVVMMLSVGSNVLFSQVKPLDAELANYQYPYTVYFLSLKSQNNDLKMAYMDVKPKASNGKTIVLFHGKNFNGAYWEKTARDLSDKGFRVVIPDQIGFGKSSKPQHYQFSFAQLAENTKAVLDELKIEKAIVLGHSMGGMVATRFTLQYPETVQKLILENPIGLEDYKTFASYQTIDDAYQSELKNTAESYKNYQLKFYYDNKWKSEYQPWLDLIAGWTLHPDYPKVAWDAALTSDMIYNQPVCYEFKNIKAPTLLIIGTRDRTAIGKDRAPKELQDKMGQYQELGKKTQQQIPGSRLLEIENVGHLPHIEVYDKFWNALYGFIK, via the coding sequence ATGAAATATATTAAGAAAGCTGTTGTGGTCATGATGCTGTCCGTAGGTTCCAATGTACTGTTTTCGCAGGTAAAGCCTCTGGATGCAGAACTTGCCAATTATCAATATCCTTATACAGTATATTTTCTCAGTCTTAAATCTCAGAATAATGATCTGAAAATGGCCTATATGGATGTAAAGCCAAAAGCATCCAACGGAAAAACCATTGTACTCTTTCACGGGAAAAATTTTAACGGAGCATATTGGGAAAAAACGGCACGTGATCTTTCGGATAAAGGATTCAGGGTGGTCATTCCGGATCAGATCGGGTTTGGGAAGTCTTCAAAACCTCAGCATTACCAGTTTTCCTTTGCTCAGCTCGCAGAAAATACAAAAGCGGTTCTGGATGAACTGAAAATTGAAAAAGCCATAGTACTGGGACATTCCATGGGAGGGATGGTAGCCACACGGTTTACTTTGCAGTATCCTGAGACGGTACAGAAATTAATTTTGGAAAACCCGATCGGACTGGAGGATTACAAGACTTTTGCATCCTATCAGACCATTGATGATGCGTATCAGTCGGAATTAAAAAACACAGCTGAGTCATACAAAAACTACCAGTTGAAATTTTATTATGACAATAAATGGAAATCTGAATATCAGCCCTGGCTGGACCTGATCGCAGGCTGGACCCTCCATCCTGATTACCCTAAAGTAGCCTGGGATGCGGCACTGACTTCAGACATGATCTATAACCAGCCGGTATGTTATGAATTTAAAAATATTAAAGCCCCGACCTTGCTGATTATCGGGACCAGAGACCGAACGGCAATTGGAAAGGACAGGGCTCCTAAAGAATTACAGGATAAAATGGGGCAGTACCAGGAATTAGGAAAGAAAACGCAGCAGCAGATTCCCGGGTCCAGGCTGCTGGAAATTGAAAATGTGGGGCACCTTCCGCATATTGAAGTGTATGATAAATTCTGGAATGCGCTGTATGGTTTTATAAAATAG
- the rplS gene encoding 50S ribosomal protein L19, with amino-acid sequence MDLLKYVQDKYITKKEFPEFKAGDTITVYYEIKEGQKTRTQFFKGTVIQLRGAGSTKTFTIRKMSGDIGVERVFPINMPALQKIEVDRRGKVRRSRIYYFRDLRGKKARIKDAAYKKK; translated from the coding sequence ATGGATTTATTAAAGTACGTACAAGACAAGTACATTACAAAAAAAGAATTCCCTGAATTCAAAGCCGGTGATACCATCACTGTGTATTACGAGATTAAAGAAGGCCAGAAAACAAGAACTCAGTTCTTCAAAGGAACGGTAATCCAGTTGAGAGGTGCAGGATCTACAAAAACTTTCACCATCAGAAAAATGAGCGGTGATATTGGTGTAGAAAGGGTTTTCCCGATCAACATGCCAGCTTTGCAAAAAATTGAAGTTGACAGAAGAGGTAAGGTTAGAAGATCAAGAATCTACTACTTCAGAGATCTTAGAGGTAAGAAAGCGAGAATTAAAGACGCTGCTTACAAAAAGAAATAA
- a CDS encoding fibronectin type III domain-containing protein, with protein MKHYLLFFFFVVQIAFGQSLFPYLQNPTPNSMIVTWKTASNNETTVTYGTSPANLNVTVTGTTNIFSDTGYNNNYYYHTAKITGLQPNTKYYYKIKTGTSESAVYNFRTLPLPGQAATANGKIRFLIMGDNQIKAEPRYDSLTLNAYKKLKEKFGANSDPSDNIALTFMVGDQVDVGTLDHYENVHFKKNIKLSPYLPIQTTVGNHETYGTLGMNSYYAHFYIDEIKYKNISSGNENYYAQQAGNVLFVSLSSEHTGTAQQTWLQQVLNEANNDPTVDWIISLSHRPYQAEQYVGDISTWVRNTAVPLLTTSNKYLMHVGAHHHLYHRGQLKNTPNYQIISGGTAWDQYWGMSNEQDFDDVQKTLTDWTYQIVEVDVNTGKVDIESYSIGGVYHKKYNELVDTFHRYKNQPKPVKPSVTNIFTAPVTLPLTLNGSTFSTTNGELLNTTQFLISKASDFSVVEKELYRDYENWFGKDGNGTPDLTKNLNANVDITKAEIAANSITNGVYYVKVRYRDRNLEWSDWSDAKQFEVTGSMVSNPTFTLNKTEYLQNEPITATFTDGPGNNQDWVGIYKKGQTPASVTSQAYVYTNGQTSGTVTINNGLPNKGQYFAGFFANNGYTDIAPRKSFYVGPKVVLNTSADEYPVGGTVVLNFNNGPNLTKDWIGIYKMGQVPGPTPSVKWSYVTTASGTLNFTGLPKGYYYAQYFLEDGYTSVGEKVFFKVGDIVTELWTNKPVYTLGENITASWTDSPGIIKDWLGIYPQSVTTPDDNFVSYTYFDGITQGTKTIQGTAVPATPGSYYLVMFTNDSYTEVSNRVQFQVSGTSLGTEEVKSTEKNVILYPNPSKPGEPTFIKSDYPIEKIQLMSVNGDLLYESKNINNQRFSLVNENLPKGIYFVKVHTRKLFTLKLIIQ; from the coding sequence ATGAAACATTATCTTCTCTTTTTCTTCTTTGTCGTCCAGATCGCATTTGGGCAGTCTTTATTTCCCTATCTTCAGAATCCGACACCCAATTCCATGATTGTTACCTGGAAAACGGCATCTAATAATGAAACCACAGTCACGTACGGAACTTCACCGGCTAATCTGAACGTTACCGTTACCGGGACCACCAATATTTTTTCAGATACCGGTTACAATAACAATTATTATTACCATACCGCAAAAATTACCGGCCTTCAGCCGAATACGAAATATTATTATAAAATTAAAACCGGCACCAGCGAATCTGCAGTATACAATTTCCGGACACTTCCTTTACCGGGGCAGGCGGCTACCGCAAACGGGAAAATCCGGTTCCTGATTATGGGAGACAACCAGATCAAGGCTGAACCGAGGTACGATTCCTTAACCTTAAATGCATATAAAAAGCTAAAGGAAAAATTTGGAGCGAATTCAGACCCTTCGGATAATATTGCTTTGACATTTATGGTGGGAGACCAGGTGGATGTAGGCACGCTGGATCATTATGAGAACGTACACTTCAAAAAGAACATCAAACTTTCGCCATACCTTCCGATCCAGACCACGGTGGGAAATCATGAAACCTACGGGACACTGGGAATGAATTCCTATTATGCCCATTTTTATATTGATGAGATTAAGTACAAAAATATCTCTTCGGGAAATGAGAATTATTATGCCCAGCAGGCCGGAAACGTTTTGTTTGTAAGCCTGAGCTCGGAACATACGGGTACCGCACAGCAGACCTGGCTTCAGCAGGTGTTGAATGAAGCCAACAATGATCCTACAGTAGACTGGATTATTTCTTTAAGCCACAGGCCTTACCAGGCGGAGCAATATGTAGGGGATATTTCAACCTGGGTAAGAAATACTGCCGTCCCGCTTCTGACAACATCCAATAAATACCTGATGCATGTAGGAGCCCATCACCATTTATACCACAGGGGACAGTTGAAAAACACCCCGAATTACCAGATCATTTCAGGAGGCACGGCCTGGGACCAATACTGGGGAATGTCCAATGAACAGGATTTTGATGATGTTCAGAAAACATTAACCGACTGGACATATCAGATTGTCGAGGTTGATGTCAATACAGGGAAAGTCGATATCGAGTCTTATTCAATCGGAGGTGTTTACCATAAGAAATACAATGAGCTGGTGGATACCTTTCATCGGTATAAAAATCAGCCTAAGCCTGTCAAGCCGTCGGTTACGAATATTTTTACCGCTCCCGTAACTTTACCTTTAACCTTGAACGGCAGCACTTTTTCAACAACAAACGGGGAATTACTGAACACCACACAATTCCTGATCAGCAAAGCGTCAGATTTCTCTGTGGTTGAAAAAGAACTGTACCGCGATTATGAAAACTGGTTCGGGAAAGACGGAAACGGAACGCCGGATCTCACAAAGAACCTGAATGCCAATGTTGATATTACAAAAGCAGAGATTGCAGCCAATTCAATAACCAACGGGGTCTATTATGTAAAAGTCCGTTACCGGGACAGGAACCTGGAGTGGAGTGACTGGAGCGATGCAAAACAGTTTGAAGTAACAGGAAGTATGGTATCCAACCCGACTTTTACTTTGAATAAAACCGAATATCTTCAGAACGAACCGATTACGGCAACTTTTACAGACGGTCCCGGGAATAACCAGGATTGGGTAGGTATTTATAAGAAAGGGCAGACTCCGGCCTCTGTAACTTCACAGGCGTATGTGTATACCAACGGGCAGACTTCAGGAACGGTTACCATCAATAATGGGTTGCCGAACAAAGGCCAGTATTTTGCAGGGTTCTTTGCCAATAATGGCTACACGGATATTGCGCCCAGAAAAAGCTTTTATGTAGGGCCGAAAGTTGTTTTAAATACAAGTGCAGATGAATATCCCGTAGGCGGAACTGTGGTTCTGAATTTTAACAACGGTCCTAACCTTACAAAAGACTGGATCGGGATTTATAAAATGGGTCAGGTTCCCGGGCCAACACCTTCCGTAAAATGGAGTTATGTAACCACCGCTTCAGGAACGCTTAACTTCACAGGGCTCCCGAAAGGATATTATTATGCCCAGTACTTTCTTGAAGACGGCTACACCTCGGTAGGAGAAAAGGTTTTCTTTAAAGTAGGGGATATTGTAACTGAGCTCTGGACGAACAAACCGGTGTATACATTGGGCGAAAATATTACGGCTTCATGGACAGATTCCCCGGGAATTATCAAAGACTGGCTGGGAATTTATCCGCAAAGTGTGACAACACCTGATGACAATTTTGTTTCATATACCTATTTCGACGGAATCACCCAGGGAACAAAAACCATTCAGGGCACAGCAGTTCCTGCAACGCCGGGCAGCTATTACCTGGTGATGTTTACCAATGATTCCTATACAGAAGTTTCAAACAGGGTTCAGTTCCAGGTTTCCGGGACATCGCTGGGAACAGAGGAAGTGAAGAGCACAGAGAAAAATGTGATTTTATATCCGAACCCAAGCAAGCCGGGTGAGCCGACCTTTATTAAAAGTGATTATCCGATTGAAAAAATACAGTTGATGTCAGTCAACGGGGATTTGCTGTACGAATCTAAAAATATCAACAACCAGCGGTTCTCTCTGGTGAATGAAAATCTTCCGAAGGGAATTTATTTTGTAAAAGTCCATACCAGGAAATTGTTTACGCTGAAACTGATTATCCAATAA